In the genome of Paenibacillus pabuli, one region contains:
- a CDS encoding 2-oxoglutarate dehydrogenase E1 component gives MTIEEGNKKPWESYYGPNMGYVQEQYELYSQDPGAVTPAYRELFEQWGAPPMSGRDAHTASYSGNAQKASGSVDIQLLQKAVTAGKLVMNIRTYGHLAADIDPLGISEDSDTSLLEPKHFELNEEDLKALPASLIWEGADGQTVTGLDAIQRLRQIYTGPIAYEFSHVHEVHEREWLNRRAESRTSPAPLNPEERKALLERLVEVEQFEDFLHKTFVGQKRFSIEGNDVLVPMLDEAVRIMAHAGSSHILMGMAHRGRLNVLAHVLGKPYSKIFSEFHHSPNKDLVPSEGSTGINYGWTGDVKYHLGANRYVKDGETVQARLTLANNPSHLEYVNPVVQGFARAAQDDRRDPGYPKQDVTKAATILMHGDAAFPGEGIVAETLNFKALPGYQNGGTIHIIVNNRLGFTTDSSDSRSTYYASDLAKGYEIPIVHVNADNPEACIAAIRMAAEYRNLFKKDFLIDLIGYRRYGHNETDDPETTQPTVYDKVKAHPTVSHLYQDYLKEESIVDDTSINSIREAVTNRLKEAYEQMKNNEVHEYYQRQISEPEAVSIIPTAVPLENLRAINADLLKWPENFNVYPKLQRILQRRSTSLNEGEKVDWSLAETLAFATILADGKPIRISGQDAERATFAHRNLVLHDSENGAKFCPLHHLPQARASFAIYNSPLSEESVVGFEYGYNVYSPDTLVIWEAQFGDFANCAQVIFDQFVSAGRAKWSQKSSLVMLLPHANEGQGPEHTSARLERFLQLCAEDNMTVANLTSASQYFHLLRRQASLTETEDARPLVMMSPKSLIRNPRVASPATEFSEGKFEPVLEQAGLGTKPDRVERIILCSGKIAIDLEDALEKDKKADWSWLHIIRVEQLYPFPAEEIKRVLARFSKLKELVWVQEENKNMGAWTYMEPRLREIAPEGITVKYEGRPEHASPSSGYQLVHGMEQQQIITSALKQTTKNNIPLGR, from the coding sequence ATGACGATCGAGGAAGGCAACAAGAAACCCTGGGAAAGTTATTATGGCCCGAATATGGGATACGTACAGGAACAATATGAATTATATTCCCAAGACCCGGGTGCAGTTACACCGGCTTATCGGGAATTATTTGAACAATGGGGTGCACCGCCAATGTCTGGCAGGGATGCACATACAGCCTCGTATTCTGGCAACGCCCAAAAGGCTTCCGGAAGCGTGGATATTCAATTATTGCAGAAAGCGGTTACAGCAGGGAAACTGGTAATGAATATTCGTACTTATGGTCACCTTGCGGCCGATATTGATCCCCTTGGAATCAGTGAAGATTCAGATACTTCTTTGCTTGAACCGAAGCATTTTGAATTGAATGAAGAAGATTTGAAAGCTCTGCCAGCTTCCCTAATTTGGGAAGGTGCAGATGGACAGACGGTAACAGGATTGGATGCCATCCAGCGCCTGCGGCAAATATATACGGGTCCTATCGCTTATGAATTCAGCCATGTGCATGAAGTTCATGAGCGGGAGTGGCTGAACCGCCGTGCAGAATCTCGTACTTCGCCGGCACCCCTTAACCCAGAGGAGCGCAAAGCTTTGCTGGAACGTTTGGTTGAAGTGGAGCAATTTGAAGATTTCCTTCACAAAACATTTGTTGGGCAAAAACGTTTTTCTATTGAAGGTAACGACGTGCTGGTCCCTATGCTGGATGAAGCAGTTCGAATTATGGCACACGCAGGTTCAAGCCATATTCTAATGGGGATGGCTCACCGTGGTCGATTGAACGTACTTGCTCATGTATTGGGCAAGCCGTATAGCAAAATTTTCTCTGAATTCCATCATTCTCCGAACAAAGATTTGGTTCCTTCCGAAGGGTCAACAGGAATCAATTACGGTTGGACGGGAGATGTCAAATATCATTTGGGCGCAAACCGTTATGTAAAAGACGGCGAAACCGTACAAGCGCGTCTTACGCTTGCCAATAACCCGAGTCACCTGGAATATGTAAACCCGGTTGTACAGGGCTTTGCACGTGCAGCACAGGATGATCGCCGTGATCCGGGATATCCGAAGCAGGATGTTACCAAAGCGGCAACCATTCTGATGCATGGTGATGCGGCTTTCCCTGGGGAAGGTATTGTAGCAGAGACGCTCAATTTCAAAGCTTTGCCTGGTTACCAAAATGGCGGAACAATTCATATTATCGTGAACAACCGTCTTGGGTTCACAACAGACAGCAGCGATTCACGCTCAACATATTATGCGAGTGACCTTGCAAAAGGATATGAGATTCCCATTGTGCATGTCAATGCAGATAATCCGGAAGCATGTATCGCAGCTATTCGTATGGCAGCAGAATACCGTAACCTGTTCAAAAAGGACTTCCTGATTGATCTGATCGGTTACCGTCGTTATGGTCACAATGAAACGGATGATCCGGAAACAACACAGCCAACAGTGTATGACAAAGTAAAAGCTCATCCAACGGTTAGCCATTTGTATCAGGATTATCTGAAAGAGGAATCAATCGTTGACGATACTTCCATCAACAGCATTCGTGAGGCTGTGACGAACCGCTTAAAAGAAGCTTACGAGCAGATGAAGAACAATGAAGTGCATGAATATTACCAACGTCAAATCAGCGAACCGGAAGCCGTTTCGATTATTCCAACTGCTGTGCCATTGGAGAATCTGCGGGCAATTAATGCAGACTTGCTGAAATGGCCAGAGAATTTTAACGTGTATCCGAAGTTGCAGCGTATTTTGCAGCGCAGAAGCACATCTCTGAACGAAGGGGAGAAAGTGGACTGGAGTCTTGCAGAGACACTTGCGTTCGCTACCATTCTTGCGGATGGCAAACCAATCCGGATTAGTGGACAGGATGCAGAACGTGCAACCTTTGCCCACCGGAACCTGGTGCTGCATGACTCCGAAAATGGCGCGAAGTTCTGCCCGCTGCATCATCTGCCACAGGCAAGAGCATCTTTTGCCATTTACAACAGTCCGTTGTCTGAGGAGTCCGTTGTTGGTTTCGAATACGGATATAACGTCTATTCACCAGATACTCTTGTAATTTGGGAAGCTCAATTCGGAGATTTTGCCAACTGTGCACAAGTTATTTTTGACCAGTTCGTATCTGCCGGCCGTGCCAAATGGTCACAAAAATCCAGTCTGGTCATGCTGCTACCACATGCGAACGAAGGACAGGGACCTGAGCATACAAGTGCTCGTCTGGAACGTTTCCTGCAGCTTTGTGCAGAAGACAACATGACGGTTGCGAACTTGACAAGTGCATCGCAATATTTCCATCTACTGCGTCGTCAGGCTTCCTTGACTGAAACAGAAGATGCTCGTCCGCTGGTTATGATGTCGCCGAAAAGTCTCATACGTAATCCTCGTGTTGCATCACCTGCAACAGAGTTCAGCGAAGGGAAGTTTGAGCCTGTGCTGGAGCAAGCAGGATTGGGCACAAAACCGGATCGCGTAGAGCGCATTATTTTGTGCAGTGGTAAAATTGCCATCGATCTGGAAGATGCTTTGGAGAAAGATAAAAAAGCGGATTGGTCTTGGCTACACATTATTCGTGTCGAACAGCTGTATCCGTTCCCGGCGGAAGAAATCAAGCGCGTACTTGCACGTTTCAGCAAGCTGAAAGAGCTGGTGTGGGTACAGGAAGAAAATAAAAACATGGGTGCCTGGACATACATGGAGCCTCGTCTTCGTGAAATCGCGCCAGAAGGAATAACTGTTAAATACGAAGGTCGCCCTGAACATGCGAGTCCTTCAAGCGGTTATCAACTTGTGCATGGCATGGAACAGCAACAGATCATTACATCCGCATTAAAGCAAACGACGAAGAATAATATTCCACTGGGGAGGTAA